AGGTGGCCGGACGCTGCCCGCCGCGCCTCCGCCGGTGTCGTCAGGAGCCGGCGCCGAACACCTGGGCCAGCTCCTCGGGCACGGCCGCCTCCAGCTGGGCGTAGGTGCACGAGGCCGGGTCCCGGTCGGGCCGCCAGCGCCGGAAGTGCGTGGCGTGGCGGAAGCGGTCGCCCTCCAGGTGGTCGTACGCCACCTCGCACACCAGCTCGGGGCGCAAAGGCTCGAAGGACAGATCGCGCCCCGCGTTCCACCGGCTGTGGCCGCCGGGGGCCCGGCCGTCGAAGCGGCTGTCGTCGCGCTCGGTGCGGTACGGCTCCAGCTCGGCCACCAGCTCCTGGCGGCGCTTCATGGTGAACGCGGCGGCGACGCCCACGTGATGGAGGACGCCCTCGCCGTCGTACAGGCCGAGGAGCAGCGAGCCGACGACGGGGCCGCTCTTGTGCCAGCGGAACCCGGCCACCACGCAGTCGGCCGTGCGCTCGTGCTTCACCTTGACCATCACCCGCTCGCCCTCCCGGTAGGGCAGGTCGAGCCGCTTGGCCACCACGCCGTCCAGGCCGGCGCCCTCGAACCGGTGGAACCAGTCGTTCGCCACACCCCGGTCCTCGGTGCACGGGGTGAGGTGCACGGGCGGCCTCGCCCCGGCCAGCGCGTCCACCAGGGCGGCCCGGCGCTCGGCGAACGGGCGCCGGCGGAGGTCGTCGTCGCCCAGGGCGAGGAGGTCGAACGCCACGAACGACGCCGGGGTCTCCTCGGCCAGGCGCCGGACCCGGGACTCGGCCGGGTGGATGCGCTGGAGGAGGGCCTCGAAGTCGAGCCCCTCGTCCCCGGCGATGACGATCTCACCGTCGATCACCACCCGCTCGGGCAGCTCGGCCAGGGCCGCCTCGACCACGTCGGGGAAGTAGCGGGTGAGCGGCTTCTCGTTGCGGCTGCCGAGCTCGACGTCGTCGCCGTCGCGGAACAGGATGCAGCGGAACCCGTCCCACTTGGGCTCGTAGAGCACGGGGCCGGAAGGTGGCAGCTCCTTGGCCGCCTTGGCCAGCATGGGGCCGACGGGCGGCATCACCGGCAGGTCCATGGGCGGCCGAGCCTAGGACGCGGCCCCCCCGGTGGGCCCGGGTGGGCAACCTGTCGCCGGAACGACCCGGATCCGAGTCGTTTCCGCGACAGGTTCGGGGCTGGGGAGGGCTACGGCGGCGGCGGGGGGCGGCGGCCGATCGCCTCGGCCACCGCAGCCACGCCGGGATCGGACTCGACGTCCTCCAGGGGCAGGGGCAGGGCGATGCTCCAGTTGGGACGCTCCGTCGTCGTCCCCGGGAGGTTGGGCCGCTCCTCCACGCCCAGGGCGTCGTCGAGGGTGGCGGCCACCACCATGGACGGCGCCTCCCCCAGCAGCCGGTGGGTACGGAGGACGACCTCGCCCACCGCCTCGTCGTCGGCCGCCCCCGTCCAGTGGCGCAGCCGGTCGCGGATGGCGAGGGTGCTCTCGACGTTGGGGTCGGTCCCGAGGCGCTGCTGCTCCTCCAGGTCGCTCCCCGTCCACAGGCCGGCCACGGTGGGCAGGTCGTGGGTCGTCACGGCCGCCAGCGCCCGCTGCGGGTACTTGGCCGGCGGGTCGGGCTCGAACCAGACGAGCCGGTACGACAGGACCCGCCGGCGGGCGAGCTCCTCCCGGACGAAGGGCTCCACCGTGCCCAGGTCCTCGCCCACGACCCAGGCGCCCGCCCGGGCGCTCTCCAGGGCGAGGATGCCGAGCAGGTCGTGCCACGGGTAGGTGACGTAGGTGCCCTCGGCCGGGCTGGCGGCCGACTCCGGCACCCAGAACAACCGGAAGAGGCCCATGACGTGGTCGATGCGCACGCCGCCGGCGTGGCGGAAGGCGGCCCGCAGGGTGGCCACGAACGGCTCGTAGGCGGCGTCGCGGAGGCGCCACGGGTCGAGGGGCGGCAGGCCCCAGTCCTGGCCCTTGACCGCGAACTCGTCGGGCGGCGCGCCGACCCGCACGTCGAGGGCGAAGCAGTCCTGCCACAGCCAGGCGTCGGCCCCGCCGGCGTCGGCGCCGATGGCCAGGTCCTGGACCACGCCGACCTCCTCACCGGCCCGGCCCAGCTGCACGTCCAGCAGCCACTGGAGCCACTGGTGGTACCGGACGCGGTCGGCGTGGCGACGGGCGAACAGGGCGACGGCGGGACCGTCGGCGCGCCGGAGCTCGGCCGGCCACGACGTCCACGGGAGGCCGTGGACGTCGGCGATGGCGCAGAACCGGGCCCACCCCTTGAGCGGCGCCCCCTGCTCGTCGCACCAGCGCCGGAACGCGGCGTCGCCGGCGAAGCCCGACCACAGCCGCTCCAGGGCGGCCGCCTTGAGCCGCCACACCTCGTCCCGGTCGATCAGCCGGCGGTCGTTGAGCGCCCGGCCGGCCGCCGCCAGCGCCTCCAGGTCGCCGCCCGCCGCCGACGCGCCGGGCACGTCCTCTACCCGCAGGTACAGCGGGTTGCGGAAGCACCGGCTCGACGGGGAGTACGGGCTGGCCTGCTGCGCGCCCGCCGGCTGGGCGGCGTGGAGCGGGTTCACCAGCACCATCCCCGCGCCCTGGCCCGCCGACCACCCGCCCAGGCGCCGGAGGTCGCCCAGGTCCCCGATGCCCCAGCTGGCGCCCGACCGCGCCGAGTACAGCTGCACGGCCCACCCCCACGTCCGCAGGTCGTCGGCGAGGTGGCAGGCGGGCGGCGTCACGATCAGGGACACGGCGTGGCCGTCGTCGTCCCGCCGGAGGCGGTGGTAGCCCAGGGGGACGTCGGGAGGGAGCGATCCGTCCACGGCGGCGTCGCCCCCGTCCTCCGTCGCCAGGCCCCAGCGCCCGGGCAGGGGGAGCTCCTCCCCCTCGGTGACGACCATGACGGTACCGTCGGGGTGGCGGGCGTCGGCCGGGCGCGGAGGCGGCGAGGCGCCGGCGCCCATGGCCTCCAGCAGCGCCCGCACGGTCGACTCCGGGGCCTCCCGCCAGACGTCGCGGAAGTCCGAGTAGCCGGGCTGGATGCCCCACCGTGCTGCGTCCGTGCCGAGCGGTGCCATCCCCCTTTTGTAGCCGCCGTAGGCTCCCCGGATGCCTGACGCCGTGGTGATCGGGGCCGGCCCCAACGGTCTGGTGGCCGCCAACGTGCTGGCCGACCGGGGCTGGGACGTCACCGTGCTCGAGGCGCGACCGGAGCCGGGCGGGGCGGTGAAGTCGGCCGAGCTGATCGAGCCGGGCTTCGTGAACGACGTGTTCAGCGCCTTCTACCCGCTGGCCGTGGCGTCGCCCGTCATCCGGTCGCTGGGCCTCGAGGCGCACGGGCTGCGGTGGTGCCGCTCCCCCGTCGCCCTCGCCCACCCGGCGGCCGACGGCACGTGCCCGGTGGTGTCCACCGACCTCGACGAGACCGCCGCCTCGCTGGAGACCACCATGACCGGCGACGGCGACGCCTGGCGCGACCTGTACGGGCAGTGGGAGCGCATCGGCGGCCCGCTGCTGGAGTCGCTGCTGTCCCCCTTCCCGCCCGTCCGGGGGGGGATGCGGCTGGTGGGCGCCACCCGCCCGTCGGAGCTGGTGGAGCTGGTGCGGTTCCTGATGCTCCCGGTGCGGCGGCTGGGCGAGGAGGAGTTCGCCGGCGAGTCGGCCCGCCGGCTGCTGGCCGGGTGCGCCCTCCACACCGACGTGTTCCCCGAGTCGCCCGTCGGTGGGCTCACGGGCTGGCTGCTGGCCGCCATCGGCCAGGAGCAGGGCTGGCCCGTGCCCGAGGGG
Above is a window of Acidimicrobiales bacterium DNA encoding:
- the malQ gene encoding 4-alpha-glucanotransferase; its protein translation is MAPLGTDAARWGIQPGYSDFRDVWREAPESTVRALLEAMGAGASPPPRPADARHPDGTVMVVTEGEELPLPGRWGLATEDGGDAAVDGSLPPDVPLGYHRLRRDDDGHAVSLIVTPPACHLADDLRTWGWAVQLYSARSGASWGIGDLGDLRRLGGWSAGQGAGMVLVNPLHAAQPAGAQQASPYSPSSRCFRNPLYLRVEDVPGASAAGGDLEALAAAGRALNDRRLIDRDEVWRLKAAALERLWSGFAGDAAFRRWCDEQGAPLKGWARFCAIADVHGLPWTSWPAELRRADGPAVALFARRHADRVRYHQWLQWLLDVQLGRAGEEVGVVQDLAIGADAGGADAWLWQDCFALDVRVGAPPDEFAVKGQDWGLPPLDPWRLRDAAYEPFVATLRAAFRHAGGVRIDHVMGLFRLFWVPESAASPAEGTYVTYPWHDLLGILALESARAGAWVVGEDLGTVEPFVREELARRRVLSYRLVWFEPDPPAKYPQRALAAVTTHDLPTVAGLWTGSDLEEQQRLGTDPNVESTLAIRDRLRHWTGAADDEAVGEVVLRTHRLLGEAPSMVVAATLDDALGVEERPNLPGTTTERPNWSIALPLPLEDVESDPGVAAVAEAIGRRPPPPP
- a CDS encoding ATP-dependent DNA ligase; the encoded protein is MDLPVMPPVGPMLAKAAKELPPSGPVLYEPKWDGFRCILFRDGDDVELGSRNEKPLTRYFPDVVEAALAELPERVVIDGEIVIAGDEGLDFEALLQRIHPAESRVRRLAEETPASFVAFDLLALGDDDLRRRPFAERRAALVDALAGARPPVHLTPCTEDRGVANDWFHRFEGAGLDGVVAKRLDLPYREGERVMVKVKHERTADCVVAGFRWHKSGPVVGSLLLGLYDGEGVLHHVGVAAAFTMKRRQELVAELEPYRTERDDSRFDGRAPGGHSRWNAGRDLSFEPLRPELVCEVAYDHLEGDRFRHATHFRRWRPDRDPASCTYAQLEAAVPEELAQVFGAGS